A DNA window from Onychostoma macrolepis isolate SWU-2019 chromosome 13, ASM1243209v1, whole genome shotgun sequence contains the following coding sequences:
- the lbx1a gene encoding transcription factor LBX1a: MTSKEDAKGASVEDRRRSPLDHLPPPANSNKPLTPFSIEDILNKPSVKRSYTICGTAHLLSSGEKHPSTGHPLSNRALLTQTSPLCALEELASKTFKGLEVSVLQAAEGRDGMTLFGQRNTPKKRRKSRTAFTNHQIYELEKRFLYQKYLSPADRDQIAQQLGLTNAQVITWFQNRRAKLKRDLEEMKADVESAKSVGSVPFEKLAKLADLEKCVNGTLGESVSKSPSRSNHEHEGTNKLHMSPSSPFTDHTTSKECSEDEDEEIDVDD; this comes from the exons ATGACCTCCAAAGAAGACGCAAAAGGCGCCTCGGTTGAGGATCGAAGGCGCAGTCCGTTGGACCATCTTCCTCCACCTGCTAATTCAAACAAGCCCCTCACTCCGTTCAGCATAGAGGATATTTTAAACAAACCTTCTGTCAAACGAAGTTACACCATTTGCGGCACGGCGCACCTGCTTTCGTCCGGTGAGAAGCACCCATCCACGGGCCATCCCCTCTCCAACCGCGCGCTGCTCACCCAGACATCTCCACTGTGCGCCCTGGAGGAACTCGCCAGCAAAACCTTCAAGGGACTGGAAGTCAGTGTTCTACAAGCGGCAGAAG GAAGAGACGGCATGACGCTCTTCGGTCAGAGGAATACCCCTAAAAAGCGAAGAAAGTCGAGAACAGCCTTTACCAATCACCAAATTTACGAACTGGAGAAAAGATTTCTCTATCAGAAATATCTGTCTCCTGCTGATCGGGATCAGATCGCTCAGCAGCTCGGGCTCACGAATGCTCAAGTTATCACCTGGTTCCAGAACCGTCGAGCCAAGCTCAAAAGAGACCTGGAGGAGATGAAAGCGGACGTGGAGTCGGCCAAATCAGTAGGCTCTGTACCTTTTGAGAAACTCGCCAAACTGGCAGACCTAGAGAAATGCGTCAATGGCACTCTCGGAGAATCAGTGTCCAAGTCTCCTTCACGATCTAACCACGAGCATGAGGGCACCAACAAACTCCACATGTCACCATCATCACCGTTTACAGACCACACAACGAGCAAAGAGTGTTCAGAGGATGAAGACGAGGAAATTGATGTCGATGACTGA